The nucleotide sequence TCTGTGTTTAAATTCTTACATACTTCACTCATTCTACACCTCACcagaacttttttatttaaaagagtaTTATTTGGTCTCATTAATAAAATCATTTACTAAATTGTGTACTCATGTAAAATAAGGAACCATAGTGACTTTTCTCAGACACTTGGTTTTACTGTGCTAGTGGATTGTACAGCTGTGTAGAACCGTAGTGTAGGGCAACACCATTGGACTAAGGGTTTGCCAAGTACCTTGAACTGATGGCTTTTCACTTTTGTTTCTAAACTGCTTAATTGaaaaagcttttgaaaaaaacaaaaaaaaaaagaaaaagaaaaagaaaaagcttttgTGTTACAGAACTTGATGAAGTCAGCTCCAAAGCCAGTATTAAGAAAAGCAAGAGAAGGGCTGCAGATGACTTGGATTTTGCTGGGTCATTTCAAGGTAAGAAAAGGAATTTAATCTTTTTTACACCTTTACACCTAAGCAGTTGCTATAAAAAGTAATATTCATTATCATTTTGGAATACATGTTTTTATAAATAGGTTTAACACAGTTTggatttttcttaaaaagtttttgtaagggataattttaaaaaaatacttagagaaagaatgaggaggaagaaagggaggaggtgtaaagagggagagagaatatgggcacaccagggcctcctgccaccacaaactccaggcacatgtgccactttgtgcatctggctttacatgggtactggcaaatcaaactcaggtcatcaggatttgcaagcaagcattttaattgctgagtcatctagCCCAGATTATAACTTTTAATATGAAAATCACTTCCCACATATGCTCTAATATCTAGCTTCTCtgattaataataatgaaaataaaaatatatttgcaaagttaaataaaaataaccaaataattACTCaatattatatttacatattgGATAGTCATCTCTTAGATTATGCCAATAAAATTTCTATCAATTCTTTCAAAGACTTCTGGCAATATTGCCTAGTAACCAGAGAATTTTAACTGCTATAAGTTAAATTATTTTCAGgttttttccttcctttgaaTTCTAAAAGGCCACATTTTATTATTAGCATACATTCAAGTTCTAAAGCAGAGTTTTCCCCAAGCTCATCACTCTCCCTCTATGATGCTCCCTCTGTGACCTTGTTCTTATTAGCCTATCAGTTGATAGTAGTTTGGGGTGCAGATGAAGAATACCCAACAGAATTCATTGAAATAAGGGGGGGAGGGCttctgaggagattgctcagtagctaaaggcacttgtaaaTCTTCCCGGCCCtgatccaattccccagcacccacataaaagcagatgtgAAGTGGCACATGCGGTCCTTGTGACAACAgaaggcagagccaagagaatctgaagctcatCCTTTTATAGCTGTAAGAGATCTTGTTTCAAAGGAAgttggtttggggctggagagatggattagcagttcaggcacttgcctgtgaagcctaaggacttagattTGATTGcctagtccccatgtaagccagatgtacaaggtagctcataagtctggagttcatttgcagtggctgctgaccctggcacacacatcaactctgtctgtctgtctctgtctctctctctctctctctctctctctctctctgtgtaataaataaactttaaaaagaaaaggtagttttgacctccacatgcatgctgtggcacacatacatacatatgtacatacataattagaaaattaaaaatcacaaGAATTTTAAACAGATTTAATTGTTGTTACTAAGGGTGTTATCATCCATCTTCAGATGTTGAATATCATTAAGaataggcgtggtggcgcacacctttaatcctagcacttcggaggcagaggtaggaggatcacagtgcatAGTTAGTTTGAGTCActctaagactatgtagtgaattctaggtcagcctggactacagcaagaccttacctgaaaaaatgaaaaaaaaaaaaaaaaaaaaagaattataccgTAATGAAACTCTTAAGAAAGTGTGGTACACAGGGTGGAAGAAGGTAGTGGAACGGTTAAAAATTGAAGGTTCAGGTCCCTacccatccacataaagctagataggcatttgtttacagcatCAAAACACCCTGGCCTACACATACAgtcacacacatgtaaaataatgaattaaaaatctaaaaagaagctgggcgtgggggtgcacgTCTTTAGtgcaagcactcgggaggcagaggtaggaggatcgccatgaaatcgaaaccaccctgagactaacagcctggaccagagtgagatcctacctcgaaaaactaaaaaatacaaaataaaaatctaaaaagagaGGTACAGAAATGCTTACTGGTTTTGGATTCAATGAGGGACGCTGTCTCCAAAAAATAAgctggagagaagagggaaacaCCGAGCATGACACGCTTGCCATGGCTCTGATGTGTCTGCATGTGTTGTGCATGCTGGTTCATAATGGCATTAATGGCATTAATGCCGTCCCAATATCgattaaacaacaaatggataaACAGAATGTGAGACATTTTTCACCCTGTCGGATGAAGTAGTAATGTGTGCTTATAAGATAAATGAGCCTCCAAAAAGTTTTCTTACATGAATGGAGACCATATGGCAGGAAAATACGGATTCCATCTATATGCAGATTTAGGGCAGAAGGAATGTAGGGTTATAAATGGGCACCAGGGATCTTCGGGAGTTGATGGATTCTGACTAATGGCGTAAGCAACTATAAGCCTAGTCAAGCACACTGAGCCTGACAGAGTGTATTTCCTAGTCCTGTCAGCTTATAAAGCAGCCGCTAGGAAGATCagagatgacgacatcaaaatctGAACATTTCAAGAAAGTGAATAAAAGCAGTATTTCTGGTCAGTGTATTTGAGATACTATTGTGTGAACTTAgtgttaaaaacaaacatttactaTTTTGTCTATTTTGAAAAGTTTATAGAACACATCTTTATTTTCAGTAGTATAAACAGAAATTTGTTGGGAACATAAACATACCTTCAACTTTTTCAATTTCAAAGAATAAGATCTGAATTAAAATTTACACTTTGCCTTAAATCTTCCAAATTCTATTCACGtaaattttggaattttaatCTTGCCTGGTCCTGTGATACTTCTGTGGGTTAAATAACCAGTGGCTCAAGCTGTAAAAGAAGAACACACTTCTGTGATCTGTACAGTTAACTTACCAGCTTTGTGGTTGGTCTTAGTGTTaggaagcagggtctcacactagcctgggctggccttgaactcttggtcctcctacttcagcctccctggtgctgggattaaaggcgtgtaccactacacctggccaacTAATTCTTCCattgtatttctttaaaagatcTATGACATTGTGATTTgctcaaatatttattaaggttTATCATGTTGAAAGATGTATATTTCACCAAAATACTGGATTGAGAATTGAGTGACACATAATTGACTTGTTTTTTTCAAGgaccaaggaaaaagaagaaaagaaaccttaATGACTCCAGCCTGTTTGTAGCTGCTGAAGAGGTAAGGCTAATGTACTGACTTAAGAAAGTAGCTGTGGTGTGTGATTTTAAGTTGCTAATAACTCTACCCACTTCTTTTTAAGTTTGGCCACCTACTGGATGAAAATATGGGATCCAAGTTTGACAACATTGGCATGAATGCCATGGCTAACAAGGACAATGCAAGTAAGTCATGTGAACTCTGCTGATTGGGCTTGGTTTGGCtttgctgagacagggtctcatgcagcacAAGCTTGCACAAggcttgctgtgtagccaaggctgtccttgaattcctaAGTCCTCTTCTTCCCACTTCCcatgtcctgggattacagatgtgcactatAAGACCCATGTAATGTGAATTTTTTATTGAAGTCTTAAAATGGTCTTTGCCTAGGGATGTCCTTCTGTAGTATAAAGCTCACATGTaccaagggcctgagttcaatccccagtaccccaaagaaaatatgaaacagCCTTGACTAAGAACTCTTTTTACAGGACCTCTTTGTGGTACCATGCAACCTGGAGAAACAGGGTTTTTGTTACTCTTCTGGAGTGCATGTAAGATTAAAAAATGCTTGAACTAGCCAGGTGGGGTGGatcacgcctttactcccagcactcgggaggcagaggtaggaggactgctgtgagttcacggccaccctgagactacatagtgaattccaggtcagcctgggctagagtgctaaGGAGAGATCACTGCAGTTTAAAAGCCACTACAATGAGAAAGCAACGTTGGATTTGCATACTGGGTGGGAAACTACAGGGCAAGGCAGACTTGTGCTCTGGTTCCACTAGGAGAAGGTCCTGTGGGATGTGAAATCTGCACTGTGGTAAGCTCGTCTTTCTTCTCCCATAGGTTTCAAACAGCTCAGATGGGAGGCTGAACGAGATGACTGGCTACACAACAGAGATGCAAAAAGTAtcatcaagaaaaagaaaaacttccagaagaagaggtggaaaacaactcagaacctcaaaaagcaaaggaaataagTGCTTTATcctaaattataaattaatatcCTACTTACCCTATTTTTTGCTATCCAACCATTTTTCTTGATCTTGTTCTCTGATTCCATACATTCCAGACTGTTCAATGGATTTATAATAGACTGTAAAAAAATTGTCATTCATAAAATCATAcaaaaatggttaaaaataaaCTACTGAAGAAATCATTTTTCATATTGGATGTTACAGTTCATATGTGGGCTCTGACCACTCCATTATTAAAAACACTGTTACACTGTACCACATCATTGTGCTCAAGAACAAGATATCGTATTCAGTCCTGAATTATCAGGAGCTAGGCATTCACTCTACAGGAAAGAAGCTGCTTTGAAAATCTTTCGGACAGAAACCTTAACGTGCCCTCTCCACCTTGGTCTCTTTCTGAACCATTGAGAGAATGAAGGGTCCAGAAATGAAGGAACTAAGGGTGCTGAAGGAGCGAGGGTAGAGAGCATACAGTTGGGTGGCAAGTGCTTGAGAATCCTGGGGTTTGATCAGAACCCCTCAACACACAGGCCCACTAGCTAACTTCTATTGTCGTGTGAGTAGGTAAGGATTTTCTCTACTGTGTGGTCTGGGACTAAAACAGAAGTGACTAATAGTGTTGGGCATATCAAAATAAAGTCATTTAGTCCacaaaaattttttatattttactttttattagtgAAAACTAACATATTAATAAACAACAAACAATGATAattccccccaccttccccttcatagTTCCACTCTCCACATAAAATTAAGTTAGCTGAAAAGTTATTTTacacttaaattttttgttgttgttctgttttcaagttagggtctcactctagcccaggctgacctagaactcactctgtaggcccaggctggcctcaaacccacaacaatcctcttaactgcctcccaactgctgggatcaaaggcgtgtgccaccacacccagcttgcactgattttgtttttcaacatagggtttcactctagcccaggctaacgtggaactcactacgtagactcagggtggcctcaattcattcctgcctctgcttcctgaatgctgggattaaagacatatgccatcCCACCtagcattaaaatttttatttaaggaaaaaacaTACCTTCCAAGATGAAGGGACATGTCTTGTTCATTGTTTGCCTGAAATCTGAAAAAATGAAATGGTGACTAGACATGATCAAAAATCTATTATTTAAACATATGTAGCCACAATTCAGTGCTTTGAGGTCTATTTTACAGTCCTGTAGACAAGGAGCAAAATCTTTCAGGACAGCATCTAAATGGCATCTGTCTTACAATGTAGCTACCTTACAGTTATTCTAGAGttatttttggattttgtttgttttgagatagggtcttactctagcccaggctagtctggaatccactatgtagtctcattgtggctgtgaactcatggcgatccttctacctctgcctttgagtgctgggattaaaggtgtgcgacaccttGCCCGGCACCTATTTCAGAGTTTTTAAAAGTGTGATctggccgggcgtagtggcgcacgcctttaatcccagcactcgggaggcagaggtaggaggattgccatgagttcaaggccaccctgagatgacagagttaattccaggtcagcctggaccagagtgagaccctacctcgaaaaaccaaaaaaataaaaaataaaaaaaaataaaaataaaaaataaaagtgtgatcTGTATGATggactttatttaaataaagtgtCAATATAAAATCCCTTTATGTAACTTTAATGAGTTGTTCTTAGGAATGCCATTTACCTTGTGAAGGAATAAGTAAGCCTAGTTCTGAAACTCAAACCAAATTAGCTTTCCAAAACTGCTGGGAAGTTTTCTTTATAGTCTCACACTTAGCTTAAAAGAATAGACTACTGTGTAGAGCACTGTGTGGGATGGGGTGTGCCCAACAGCCACACTAGGAAGACCAGTGACAAGCTTCATAGACAGGCACCACTCCAAGACTTCCTGTTTCACTtaaggagagaaaaaataattgtaCCTCCTAATTTAAATGCTCAAATATAAAATTCAACAAAATGCTAAATAATTTTCTGCAATAGCatatagaaatgtttcagtaccCACTGTGAATGCAAATAAATACTGTAGCATCAGGAAAtgattgctgttttgttttttgagacaaagtctcactctagccaaggctggccttgaactcacagagatcctcctacctcaagctccccagtgctggaattaattataggtatgagccgcCACACCTGACTGAAAATGGGGTGATGGTCACCTCTGATGTTCTCAGTGTACCAAACAAGGAAGTGCAATGGGCAGGCTGTCTCCTCCTGTGCTAACTAAGCCAGAGCAAGAACACTTGGCTCCCACTACTAAAACCTGTGGAGGTATAATACTGTCTACAAATTAACATAAGACAGTCAAACAAAGATGCCCACAAACACATCTAATACACCCCAAAGTGCATTAGCAAACTGAATAACCTGAAAAACATTAACCATGGAATTCTGGTTACCTTGGCTTGTGTTCATCTtactaaacaaaaaataagctccaaaaacACCCATAAGTTCAGCTATTAAAACTCCTTTAAAGATCTTCTTCGCCAGTGGTTCCATGGTTCGAGCCATCCTAAATTTAACAATAGCATTaatgaacatatttaaaatttaaaatttctgttgTCACATCTATACAGACAGCACCGTTCCCGGTTTGAATGCTTTCTGTGCATAACACCCGAAGTTACTGTATATTTGGTTTAGCCATTTCCTATGTGTCTAAGGAACACAATGAACCAAGAGGATAGCACTGGATAAAGCACACAAAGATAAAACTTGAGAAGTCATTCTAGCAAGAACTCACCTGTAGAACTAACATCGTGTCTCAGGTAAAGCATGGTGAGGTCAGCTAAATGAACTTTATAGCTGACTTGGGAATTGGGAGATAATAACGGGAACGGGATATAAAGGTTCTTATACACTGCCTTACAATGGTGAGGTTATTTCACAAATGGCTCTACTTAAGAGTTCTTTCAGTGATGCAACATTGAACTTTGGACCACAGTTCACACACTGCTGAAAGACACAGCTACAGGTGGTGCAGTGCTGGAAGAGTTGCGATCATCCTGACTACTTCAACTGCGTCATCCAGGAGACCTGCTCAAAGGGCTGAGCTGCAGTCCGTCCCCCACTTCCTAGACCTGATTGGACCCATCCGGGGTGGACACCCCAACAACCTGCCCTTCAGCAGGTTCTCCAGTCCGTCTCCCACTCCCTAGACCTGATTCAACACATCTAGGATGGACACCCCAACAACCTGCCCTTCAGCAGGTTCTCCAGTCCGTCTCCCACTCCCTAGACCTGATTCAACACATCTAGGATGGACACCCCAACAACCTGCCCTTCCGCAGGTTCTCCAGGTAATTTTGACATGCCCGTCCCTGGGCCACGTGAGGGGAAAAGCGTCCTGGAATTAAAACTAACAAAGAAAAGGGGTTTTACTGTGCTGAGGGGTAGCGCCTgctggaggagtgtgtgtgtttagcatgaggccctgggatcAAACCTTACAACTTCAAAATCAGGAGTGGGGaatacttttatttcctttcttaattaaaagatacacagagctggagagatggcttagcggttaaggtgtttgccttcaaagccaaaggacctctgttcagttccccaggacccacataagccagatgcgcaagggagcacatgcatctggagttcctttgtagtggctggaggccctgatgcacccattttctctctctctctcaaataaatacagcttaaaaaaaatgggggggttatgggctagagagataatgactcagtggttaaggagcttgcctgccaagcctaaggacccaagttcgatatcccaggtacccacataagccagatgcataaggtagtgcatgtgtctggagttcatttgcagtggctggaagccctggcacgcccattctcgatctgcctgc is from Jaculus jaculus isolate mJacJac1 chromosome 18, mJacJac1.mat.Y.cur, whole genome shotgun sequence and encodes:
- the Cebpzos gene encoding protein CEBPZOS, which gives rise to MARTMEPLAKKIFKGVLIAELMGVFGAYFLFSKMNTSQDFRQTMNKTCPFILEVYYKSIEQSGMYGIREQDQEKWLDSKK